The genomic interval AATTTTTTTTCTTTATTTAGAAAATCTATAAAAACTTTATCATCTTTTTTATTTATATAAATATCATTCATGATTATCTTATCGTTTATTTAGACTTTTTTGAATATGTAAATATACGAATAATATATGTTATAACATATATTATTCGTTAATTATTTTATTGAAATCTTTGAATTTCAATTTTTTACAAAACCCAATAAATTTTGATAATGTAATATCATATTTATTTCTCTCAAGGTCAGAAACATTTCCTTGTGCAATCCCTACTTTTTCAGCAAATTGTTTTTGTGTTAGTCCTACTTCTTTTCGAAGTCGTTTTATATATTTTCCAGATCCCATATTACCACATGCGTTTTGCAATTTCTCTTTCTTCCCTTCCAATAACATTAGTATAAATGGACGTTGTTTTCAAATCAGAGTGCCCCATCCATTTCTGAAGCCTACTTTCGGGTACACCATTTACAATTGCATTTACTCCGAAAGCGTGACGTAACCCTTTGGGCATTCTATGTTTCCCTTCAGGAATACCTGCATCGATCATTACTTTTTTAATGATCTCGTATGAATGCTGCCGAGTCCAAGTCCAAAGAGGTTTTATAGCTTTCAATCCTCTACTTTTTTTAATCTTTATCAGATCATAAACAAGTACCAATGGATCTATCAATTCATTTGGAACAGGTACCGTTCTATAAACATCATTCTTTCTTTTTTTCAGGGATCTTAATAGTATCTGTTTTTGATCGAGGTCTATTCTACTTGGAGTAATCTCTAAAGCTTCGGAAATTCGACAACCTGTATATGCTAAAGTAAGGGCAAATGTCATTACTTTGTTGGGTTGTTCTTTTGCACAATCAATGAATAATTTCCGTTCCTCCGGAGTAAGGTATAAACGATCCCCATTCGTATCATATAGGCGCATTTCATTCATAGCCCTAAAATACAAAAATCTGACATTATTACTATGTAATGTCAGATAAAAGATTGAGCAAGGGTCAAACAAGCAAAATACCCGGTAGATATCAGCTGTCTGCAGAAACAAAAAATCTGACATTATTACTAATAGTGTCAAATCAGTTCATTTAAATGTCTTTTGGTAAACTATTAAATTGATATGAGATATTGAACTTTATTAGACAATCAAAAGCTTTTTTTTCGATTGTACATATAAACGTCCAATTAAATGAACTCCTTTAATTTTAAAATTTATATTCTAGGTCCAATCACTCAGGACATTTTTATTTGTTCAAGGGTGTTTACAACACCACTCACAAATAAATAGGTATCAATCAATATTGGAGCAAAGTTCAGCCCGTAAAATATTACGTTGACAAGCTCCAAAACAAAAAATGGCATTAACCCCACTTCTCTACGGTCAGGAGGTCCCATCCAATTTTTTCTTTCTCCCCTTGCACGAAATTTTACTATCACTGGAGATCCGCGCAAATATTGTTTAATCTAAAATTATAATTATGGAAAAATCAAATTTTGCAGCCTTTCAATTAGAGAAAGAAACAGATCGCCAAATTAATTTATACACTAAAAATGCTACTAATATTCATTCATTCTTTAGAGAAAATTGTAACTGCGTTGTATATACCTTCGAACGTCAAAATAAAAATAAAAAAGATATTCTGGCTTTAGGGTTTAAAGGACGATCAAACAAAAAGTCTTTTTTTGTAAGATTTGAAAATGTTGAACGTAGAAAAAAGTATATAGAAGATTTTTTTGATGGTGTACTTCAACGTTATCAAAGTGATCTTCAAAGAAAGAAAAAGGCAAAAGAACTTAAAACTAAAATGGCTGATTCTATAAAGGTAGGTACTATTTGTCAGGGATCATGGGGATATGAACAAACCAATCGAGAGTTTTATCAAGTGGTTGCTAAACCTTCTAAATTTAAGGTTGTTATTAGAGCTATTAGTGATGAAATAGTCCCTAACTCTCATGGACATGATAGCTGTTATGTAAAACCAATTAGAGATGACTTCTCAGGTGAAGAAGAAACCAAATTAATAACCCAATACGGAATTAAAATACATCGAAGTTGTACTGTTCATCCTTGTGATGAGAATGGAAAGTATTACAGAAGTTGGGGTTATTAATTAAAAACTTAGGCTTTTTCTCCTGAGCCTTCAATCAGGAGTTTTTATTAATCAAATTATAGTCAATTATGAAAGCGTTTAAAATTAATGGATATTTCAAACATGATAAATCCGAGTTTGAAAATTACATTGTTTGCGAGCAAGATTCTGTTCCTGAAGGTTTAATAGAAGAAGATATATTTTACTTTGGATTAAATGAAACTTCTATTAAAGAAATAATGTCTAATCCTGAAGAAAAAAATAATATGGATTTTATTATTACATCATATGAAATATACAAATACAAATATGTATGTAAATATTGTGGTTCCGATGATATTAAACACGATTCTCTTGCCGTATGGAACGAAGATATTCAAAAGTTTGAACTATCAACAATCTTTGATGCTGAGTTTTGCGAACAATGCGAAGGAGAAACGAAAACGAAAATACA from Aquimarina sp. TRL1 carries:
- a CDS encoding helix-turn-helix domain-containing protein, with the protein product MGSGKYIKRLRKEVGLTQKQFAEKVGIAQGNVSDLERNKYDITLSKFIGFCKKLKFKDFNKIINE
- a CDS encoding site-specific integrase; amino-acid sequence: MNEMRLYDTNGDRLYLTPEERKLFIDCAKEQPNKVMTFALTLAYTGCRISEALEITPSRIDLDQKQILLRSLKKRKNDVYRTVPVPNELIDPLVLVYDLIKIKKSRGLKAIKPLWTWTRQHSYEIIKKVMIDAGIPEGKHRMPKGLRHAFGVNAIVNGVPESRLQKWMGHSDLKTTSIYTNVIGREEREIAKRMW